Proteins from a single region of Sphingomonas morindae:
- a CDS encoding TonB-dependent receptor gives MAQSTGQQDFDQQSIIVTGTKNRQVGGITLPPTSRAKETLTKELIERHTPGQTIFDTINLLPGVSFQNNDAYGAAGGTLNIRGFDASRIAATWDGFPLNDTGNYALYSNQQADPEIIDQVTVSLGSSDVDSPTAAASGSTVNYATRNPTEDFHVQMIGSAGQFNMMRIFGVVDTGTFTAAGTRAFITASKETYNNPFNGIGRLNKFQTNAKIYQPIGSNGDFISLAGHYNENRNTFFGSAPLRNDLTVSPVNPTLRTVGTGSGNRFPMNSDEREYTVTPCRTPAGTPGVADAASSCGTAFDYRYNPSDTGNARLNSRFTLTDKLVLTFDAAYAYTLANGGGTATAYEGKRYVNTRAGSPLSGPGGLLGYLNSPTGGLSGAYLGGVDLNGDGDTLDSVTVSAPSTTNTNRVLANVGLRYSFTPEQVVRVGYSLDWGRHRQTGEITTLRPDGFATYPFPSQHALTDVNGNVLQKRDRLSYAILHQAYGEYRGQFLDNNRLTVTAGLRAPFFSRDLNQNCFTTSATGTVDCFSSDTASQAAYAAANPGIATPQHRVLHYNKVLPEAGLTFDLTPQVQLFGNYSKGMQVPGTDNLYQTFFYAPGTAGAFPKPETTDNFDAGVRYKSGRIQAQVDGWYTIFHNRLASSYDPILDVTIYRNLGTVHKYGVDGNISYAVVPQMLTAYVFGSYLKSKILNNVSLGRNADCSAVTSADFAVPTADNTLTAPSAAFTNCALTKGKRESGAPTYTFGGRVQGDLGPVSVGVDVKRTGPRYVNDQNLPILQTYSSGGRTLYYQVYGAKAPAYTLVNLDARFSLSKLGLSAFNDRTFLQLNIYNLFNKFYVGGVSGGTTPRTSIPFAQIGTPRTISGSISFGF, from the coding sequence TTGGCGCAGTCCACCGGCCAGCAGGATTTCGACCAGCAGTCGATCATCGTCACCGGCACTAAGAATCGCCAGGTGGGTGGCATCACTCTGCCGCCGACGTCGCGCGCCAAGGAGACGCTCACCAAGGAGCTGATCGAGCGCCACACCCCCGGCCAGACCATTTTCGACACGATCAACCTGCTGCCGGGCGTCAGCTTCCAGAACAATGACGCCTATGGCGCGGCGGGCGGCACGCTCAACATCCGCGGCTTCGACGCGAGCCGCATCGCCGCCACCTGGGACGGCTTCCCGCTCAACGACACGGGCAATTACGCGCTCTATTCCAACCAGCAGGCCGATCCCGAGATCATCGACCAGGTCACCGTCTCGCTCGGCTCGAGCGACGTCGACTCGCCGACCGCGGCGGCCTCGGGCTCCACCGTCAATTATGCGACGCGCAATCCGACCGAGGATTTCCACGTCCAGATGATCGGCTCGGCCGGCCAGTTCAACATGATGCGCATCTTCGGCGTGGTCGATACCGGCACCTTCACCGCCGCCGGCACGCGCGCCTTCATCACCGCCTCGAAGGAGACCTACAACAACCCCTTCAACGGCATCGGCCGGCTCAACAAGTTCCAGACCAACGCCAAGATCTACCAGCCGATCGGCAGCAACGGCGATTTCATCTCGCTGGCCGGCCATTATAACGAGAACCGCAACACCTTCTTCGGCTCGGCGCCGCTGCGCAACGATCTGACCGTCTCGCCGGTCAACCCCACGCTGCGCACGGTCGGCACCGGCTCGGGCAACCGCTTCCCGATGAATTCCGACGAGCGGGAATATACCGTCACGCCGTGCCGCACGCCTGCCGGCACGCCGGGCGTCGCCGATGCCGCGAGCAGCTGCGGCACCGCCTTCGACTATCGCTACAACCCCTCGGACACGGGCAATGCGCGCCTCAATTCGCGCTTCACCCTCACCGACAAGCTCGTGCTCACCTTCGACGCCGCCTATGCCTATACGCTCGCCAATGGCGGCGGCACGGCGACGGCCTATGAGGGCAAGCGCTACGTCAACACCAGGGCGGGCAGCCCGCTGTCGGGCCCGGGCGGTCTGCTGGGCTATCTGAACAGCCCCACGGGCGGTCTTTCGGGCGCCTATCTCGGCGGCGTCGATCTGAACGGCGACGGCGACACGCTCGACTCCGTCACCGTGTCCGCGCCCAGCACCACCAACACCAACCGCGTGCTCGCCAATGTCGGCCTGCGCTACAGCTTCACGCCGGAGCAGGTGGTGCGCGTCGGCTACAGCCTCGATTGGGGCCGCCATCGCCAGACCGGCGAGATCACCACGCTGCGTCCGGACGGGTTCGCCACCTATCCCTTCCCGAGCCAGCATGCGCTGACCGACGTCAACGGCAATGTGCTCCAGAAGCGCGATCGCCTCTCCTACGCCATTCTCCACCAGGCCTATGGCGAGTATCGCGGGCAGTTCCTGGACAATAACCGGCTGACCGTCACCGCCGGCCTGCGCGCGCCCTTCTTCTCGCGCGATCTCAACCAGAACTGCTTCACCACCAGCGCCACCGGCACGGTCGACTGCTTCAGCTCCGACACCGCCAGCCAGGCTGCCTATGCGGCCGCCAATCCCGGCATCGCCACGCCCCAGCATCGCGTGCTGCACTATAACAAGGTGCTGCCCGAGGCCGGCCTGACCTTCGACCTGACCCCGCAGGTGCAGCTGTTCGGCAATTACTCCAAGGGCATGCAGGTTCCGGGTACGGACAATCTGTACCAGACCTTCTTCTACGCCCCGGGTACCGCCGGCGCCTTCCCCAAGCCCGAGACGACCGACAATTTCGACGCGGGCGTGCGCTACAAGTCGGGCCGCATCCAGGCGCAGGTCGATGGCTGGTACACCATCTTCCACAATCGTCTGGCGTCGTCCTATGATCCCATCCTGGACGTGACGATCTACCGCAACCTCGGCACCGTCCACAAATATGGCGTGGACGGCAACATCTCCTACGCCGTCGTGCCGCAGATGCTCACCGCCTATGTCTTCGGCTCCTATCTGAAGTCGAAGATCCTCAACAATGTCTCGCTCGGCCGCAACGCCGATTGCAGCGCCGTCACCTCCGCCGATTTCGCGGTGCCCACGGCCGACAACACGCTGACCGCGCCGAGCGCCGCCTTCACCAACTGCGCGCTCACCAAGGGCAAGCGGGAATCGGGCGCGCCGACCTACACCTTCGGCGGCCGCGTCCAGGGCGATCTCGGCCCGGTCTCGGTCGGCGTCGATGTGAAGCGGACCGGTCCGCGCTATGTGAACGACCAGAACCTGCCGATCCTGCAGACCTACAGCAGCGGTGGCCGGACGCTCTACTATCAGGTCTATGGGGCCAAGGCGCCGGCCTATACGCTGGTCAACCTTGATGCGCGCTTCTCGCTCAGCAAGCTCGGCCTGTCGGCGTTCAACGATCGCACCTTCCTGCAGCTGAACATCTACAATCTCTTCAACAAATTCTACGTCGGCGGCGTGAGCGGCGGCACCACCCCGCGCACCAGCATCCCCTTCGCCCAGATCGGGACGCCGCGTACCATTTCGGGATCGATCAGCTTCGGCTTCTGA
- the treF gene encoding alpha,alpha-trehalase TreF, producing the protein MIVRFAAAALFLGVAAEAAPAPAPAPPTMPVITATPADIYGPLYRAVELARLFPDSKTFADAVPRRDAGAILAAYREEQPRGPALRRFVLANFSLPATPAPPPPVAGARATPLAAHIAALWPVLTRQPLASPPGSSALPLPRSYVVPGGRFREIYYWDSYFTMLGLARDGRADLVDAMVENFTTLIERYGHIPNGTRSYYLSRSQPPVFYLMVGLARSGDAALARRRLAALRREHDYWMLGADALKPGQAARHVVRLADGRLLNRYWDARDTPRDESYAEDVATAAALPARARAGLWRELRAGAESGWDYSSRWLADGRSLASIRTTSIAPVDLNSLLYGMEAAIAAGCARLGDAACAADYRAQALRRGAAIRTLMWDARGGRFADLLWRSGRQTPTLSAATLYPLFTGVADPAQARAVARTVRARLIGMGGLRTTRAATGQQWDAPNGWAPLQWIAVQGLRRYGEAATARRIATRWLATVQAGYAASGTLVEKYDVERRGVAGHGGEYAVQQGFGWTNGVTRALMDAYPS; encoded by the coding sequence ATGATAGTGCGATTCGCAGCCGCCGCCCTGTTCCTTGGCGTCGCGGCGGAGGCGGCACCGGCGCCCGCACCGGCGCCGCCGACGATGCCGGTGATCACGGCCACGCCGGCCGATATCTACGGTCCGCTCTATCGCGCGGTGGAATTGGCGAGGCTCTTTCCCGACAGCAAGACCTTCGCCGATGCCGTGCCGCGGCGCGATGCCGGCGCGATCCTCGCCGCCTATCGCGAGGAGCAGCCGCGCGGGCCGGCGCTGCGCCGCTTCGTGCTGGCCAATTTCAGCCTGCCCGCCACGCCGGCGCCGCCGCCCCCGGTGGCCGGCGCGCGCGCCACCCCGCTCGCCGCGCATATCGCCGCCTTGTGGCCGGTGCTGACGCGCCAGCCGCTTGCCAGCCCGCCGGGCAGCTCGGCGCTGCCGCTGCCGCGCAGCTATGTCGTGCCCGGCGGCCGCTTCCGCGAAATCTATTACTGGGACAGCTATTTCACCATGCTCGGCCTGGCGCGCGACGGCCGCGCCGACCTGGTGGACGCGATGGTCGAGAATTTCACCACGCTGATCGAACGCTATGGCCACATTCCGAACGGGACGCGCAGCTATTATCTCAGCCGGTCGCAGCCGCCTGTCTTCTACCTCATGGTCGGGCTGGCGCGGAGCGGCGATGCCGCGCTGGCGCGGCGCCGGCTGGCCGCGCTGCGGCGCGAGCATGACTATTGGATGCTGGGGGCCGACGCGCTGAAGCCGGGCCAGGCCGCGCGCCATGTCGTGCGGCTGGCCGATGGCCGGCTGCTCAACCGCTATTGGGATGCGCGCGATACGCCGCGCGACGAAAGCTATGCCGAGGATGTCGCCACCGCCGCCGCGCTGCCCGCGCGCGCGCGGGCCGGCTTGTGGCGCGAACTGCGCGCCGGCGCCGAATCGGGCTGGGACTATTCCTCGCGCTGGCTCGCCGATGGCCGCAGCCTCGCCAGCATCCGCACCACCAGTATCGCGCCGGTGGATCTCAACAGCCTGCTCTACGGCATGGAGGCGGCGATCGCGGCCGGCTGCGCGCGGCTGGGCGATGCGGCGTGCGCGGCCGACTATCGCGCCCAGGCGCTGCGGCGGGGCGCCGCAATACGCACGCTGATGTGGGACGCGCGCGGCGGCCGCTTCGCCGATCTGCTCTGGCGCAGCGGGCGGCAGACGCCGACGCTGTCGGCCGCGACGCTCTACCCGCTCTTTACCGGCGTCGCGGATCCGGCGCAGGCGCGGGCCGTGGCCCGCACGGTGCGGGCGCGGCTGATCGGCATGGGCGGGCTGCGCACCACGCGCGCCGCCACGGGCCAGCAATGGGATGCGCCCAATGGCTGGGCGCCGCTGCAATGGATCGCGGTGCAGGGGCTGCGCCGCTATGGCGAGGCGGCGACGGCGCGGCGCATCGCGACACGCTGGCTGGCGACGGTGCAAGCCGGCTATGCGGCATCGGGCACGCTGGTCGAGAAATATGATGTCGAGCGGCGCGGCGTCGCCGGCCATGGCGGGGAATATGCCGTGCAGCAGGGCTTTGGCTGGACCAACGGCGTCACCCGCGCGCTGATGGACGCCTATCCCAGCTGA
- a CDS encoding APC family permease encodes MIARGGRDAGLQRGIGAFALAAGVVNVVIGAGIFSLPAGMARAAGPYALLAYLLCALVMAAVVLCFAEAGSRVPTSGGTYGYIEAAFGPLAGFVAGVLLWLSCVLAAGGIAVACADALARLVPALASPLGHALTILALLGALAAVNLRGVTPAARLVAATTVIKLVPLILFVAVGSLFLDPAKLSAGAQPDAAGIGRAILLSLFAFQGMETTLSASGEVANPARALPRGLVAAMAFTALVYIAIQLVAQGLLGAALQGSTAPLADAMATIDPRLGTVLVVGTALSMAGYLAGDVLGAPRVLFAFARDGFLPRRLAVLSPRGQVPAAAILTHVAIAAFLAVTGTFETLVVLSVLSACALYAGGCAAAWRLRRADVAEAGPPLRLPLLGLWVGLGVISMVCVIALARWVEIGALAGEILVSALLYRLARR; translated from the coding sequence ATGATCGCCCGGGGCGGGCGCGACGCCGGGCTCCAGCGGGGCATCGGCGCCTTCGCGCTCGCCGCCGGCGTGGTGAATGTCGTCATCGGCGCGGGCATCTTCAGCCTGCCCGCCGGCATGGCGCGCGCCGCCGGCCCCTATGCGCTGCTCGCCTATCTGCTGTGCGCGCTGGTGATGGCGGCGGTGGTGCTGTGCTTCGCCGAAGCCGGCAGCCGCGTGCCCACCAGCGGCGGCACCTATGGCTATATCGAGGCCGCCTTCGGACCGCTGGCGGGCTTTGTCGCCGGCGTTCTGCTCTGGCTCTCGTGCGTGCTCGCCGCGGGCGGGATCGCGGTCGCCTGCGCCGATGCGCTGGCGCGGCTGGTGCCGGCGCTGGCGAGCCCGCTCGGGCATGCGCTGACGATCCTGGCGCTGCTCGGCGCGCTGGCCGCCGTCAATCTGCGTGGCGTCACCCCGGCGGCGCGGCTGGTGGCGGCGACCACGGTGATCAAGCTGGTGCCGCTGATCCTGTTCGTGGCGGTGGGCAGCCTGTTCCTTGATCCCGCCAAGCTGAGCGCGGGCGCGCAACCCGACGCCGCCGGGATCGGCCGCGCCATCCTGCTGTCGCTCTTCGCCTTCCAAGGCATGGAGACGACGCTGAGCGCGAGCGGCGAGGTGGCCAATCCGGCGCGGGCGCTGCCGCGCGGGCTGGTCGCGGCGATGGCCTTCACCGCACTCGTCTATATTGCCATCCAGCTGGTCGCGCAGGGGCTTCTGGGCGCGGCGCTGCAAGGCTCGACCGCGCCGCTCGCCGATGCGATGGCGACGATCGATCCCCGGCTGGGCACGGTGCTGGTGGTCGGCACCGCGCTGTCGATGGCGGGCTATCTGGCCGGCGACGTGCTCGGCGCGCCGCGCGTGCTGTTCGCCTTCGCGCGTGACGGCTTCCTGCCGCGTCGCCTCGCGGTGCTGAGCCCGCGCGGCCAGGTGCCGGCCGCCGCCATCCTCACCCATGTCGCGATCGCCGCCTTTCTCGCGGTGACGGGGACGTTCGAGACGCTGGTGGTGCTGTCGGTGCTCTCCGCCTGCGCGCTCTATGCGGGCGGCTGCGCGGCGGCGTGGCGGCTGCGCCGTGCCGACGTGGCGGAGGCGGGGCCGCCGCTGCGGCTGCCGCTGCTGGGCCTGTGGGTGGGGCTGGGGGTGATCAGCATGGTCTGCGTCATCGCGCTGGCGCGGTGGGTGGAGATTGGTGCGCTGGCCGGAGAAATCCTCGTGTCGGCGCTGCTTTACCGGCTGGCGCGCCGGTAA
- a CDS encoding M28 family metallopeptidase has protein sequence MRLALLLGLAMPALVAATAPAPQFDTARISNDIRTLASDAFEGRGPATAGEEKTVAYLIRQMQAAGLQPGGPLVNGRRGWVQDVPLLRSDIAGTPRLSIDGTPLAQGQEIAVRAPLNGDKQVRITDAPMVFVGYGVTAPERRWDDFKTMDVKGKILVVLINDPDFETGAGDFGGKAMTYYGRWTYKYEEAARRGALGTLIVHETAPASYGWNTVKNSNANTQFDIVRDQPRASHAPLEAWITRDEAVALFKASGLDFDAEKKAAQSRGFSPKMLKPRFSADYAADVGVIHSKNVLGRVEGAGHPDETVLYSAHWDHLGVGLPDARGDRIYNGAADNASGTAALLELGRAFAKAPRPDRSVVFLAVTAEEKGLLGSEYYANNPVYPLATTAGVFNMDGPFGLGAAHDFTISGSAKLGLLDQLTANAAAQGRHYAPDSRPEAGSFYRSDHFSFAKRGVPAISYQNGIDLVQGGEARGRMLRDAYTRDRYHQPADEWSPDMDLSAVPQALGLLFTTGEQLANSRDWPNWSQDSEFRAARDASAASRR, from the coding sequence ATGCGTCTTGCTTTGCTTCTCGGCCTGGCCATGCCTGCGCTGGTCGCCGCCACCGCGCCCGCGCCGCAGTTCGATACCGCGCGCATCTCCAACGATATCCGCACGCTCGCCTCGGATGCGTTCGAGGGGCGGGGGCCGGCGACGGCGGGCGAGGAGAAGACGGTCGCCTATCTCATCCGGCAGATGCAGGCGGCGGGGCTGCAGCCGGGCGGCCCGCTGGTCAACGGCAGGCGCGGCTGGGTGCAGGACGTGCCCTTGCTCCGCTCCGACATCGCCGGCACGCCGCGCCTTTCGATCGACGGCACGCCGCTCGCCCAGGGGCAGGAGATTGCCGTGCGGGCGCCACTGAACGGCGACAAGCAGGTGCGCATCACCGACGCGCCGATGGTCTTCGTCGGCTATGGCGTCACCGCGCCCGAGCGCCGCTGGGACGATTTCAAGACCATGGATGTGAAGGGCAAGATCCTGGTCGTGCTGATCAACGATCCCGATTTCGAGACCGGGGCGGGCGATTTCGGCGGCAAGGCGATGACCTATTACGGCCGCTGGACCTATAAATATGAGGAGGCGGCGCGGCGCGGCGCGCTCGGCACGCTGATCGTCCACGAGACCGCGCCCGCCTCCTATGGCTGGAACACGGTCAAGAACAGCAATGCCAACACCCAGTTCGATATCGTGCGCGATCAGCCCCGGGCGAGCCATGCGCCGCTCGAGGCGTGGATCACGCGCGACGAGGCGGTGGCGCTGTTCAAGGCCTCGGGGCTGGACTTCGACGCGGAGAAGAAGGCGGCGCAGAGCCGCGGCTTCTCGCCCAAGATGCTCAAGCCCCGCTTCTCGGCCGACTACGCCGCCGATGTGGGGGTGATCCACTCCAAGAATGTGCTCGGCCGTGTCGAAGGCGCGGGCCATCCCGACGAGACGGTGCTCTATTCCGCGCATTGGGATCATCTCGGCGTCGGCCTGCCCGATGCGCGCGGCGATCGCATCTATAACGGCGCCGCCGACAATGCCTCGGGCACGGCGGCGCTGCTCGAGCTTGGCCGCGCCTTCGCCAAGGCGCCACGTCCCGATCGCTCGGTGGTCTTCCTCGCCGTCACCGCCGAGGAGAAGGGGCTGCTCGGCTCGGAATATTATGCCAACAACCCCGTCTATCCGCTCGCCACCACCGCGGGCGTGTTCAATATGGACGGGCCGTTCGGGCTCGGCGCGGCGCATGATTTCACCATCTCGGGCAGCGCCAAGCTGGGCCTGCTCGACCAGCTCACCGCCAACGCCGCCGCCCAGGGCCGGCATTATGCGCCGGATTCGCGGCCCGAGGCGGGCAGCTTCTACCGCTCCGACCATTTCTCCTTCGCCAAGAGGGGGGTGCCGGCGATCTCCTACCAGAACGGCATCGATCTGGTGCAGGGCGGCGAAGCGCGCGGCCGCATGCTGCGCGACGCCTATACGCGCGATCGCTACCACCAGCCGGCGGACGAATGGTCGCCCGATATGGATCTGAGCGCGGTGCCGCAGGCGCTCGGCCTGTTGTTCACCACCGGCGAGCAGCTCGCCAACAGCCGCGACTGGCCGAACTGGAGCCAGGACAGCGAATTCCGCGCCGCGCGCGACGCCAGCGCGGCCAGCCGCCGATGA
- a CDS encoding ribbon-helix-helix domain-containing protein codes for MGGPVKRSVAIAGHATSISLEPIFWDALGAAARAEGVPLSALVARIDAARIDAARGAAAGPPANLASAIRVWLFARAMAAIDEGQGGPAAG; via the coding sequence ATGGGCGGCCCGGTCAAACGCTCGGTCGCCATCGCCGGCCACGCCACCTCGATCAGCCTCGAGCCGATTTTCTGGGATGCGCTCGGCGCCGCGGCGCGGGCCGAGGGCGTACCGCTCTCCGCGCTGGTCGCGCGGATCGATGCCGCGCGCATCGATGCCGCGCGCGGCGCGGCGGCCGGTCCGCCCGCCAATCTGGCGAGCGCGATCCGCGTCTGGCTGTTCGCGCGCGCCATGGCGGCGATTGACGAGGGTCAAGGCGGGCCGGCGGCGGGCTGA
- the phbB gene encoding acetoacetyl-CoA reductase, translated as MARVAIVTGGTRGIGEAISLALQDAGAKVAATYAGDDGRAQAFTDRTGIPAYKWDVADPEACAEGVARVEADLGAVDILVNNAGITRDATFLKQSYAQWKAVIDTNLGGCFNMAKAVFPGMRARQWGRIVNIGSINGQAGQYGQVNYAAAKSGIHGFTKALAQEGARAGITVNAIAPGYIDTDMVAAVPEEVLDKIVAKIPVGRLGQAHEIARGVVFLTAEDAGFVTGSTLSINGGQHMY; from the coding sequence ATGGCGCGCGTCGCAATCGTCACTGGCGGCACCCGGGGAATTGGCGAGGCGATCAGCCTGGCGCTGCAGGACGCCGGCGCGAAAGTGGCCGCCACCTATGCCGGCGATGACGGACGCGCCCAGGCCTTTACCGATCGCACCGGCATCCCGGCCTATAAGTGGGACGTCGCCGATCCCGAGGCGTGCGCCGAGGGCGTGGCGCGGGTGGAGGCCGATCTCGGCGCGGTCGACATTCTCGTCAACAATGCCGGCATCACCCGCGACGCCACCTTCCTCAAGCAGAGCTATGCGCAGTGGAAGGCGGTGATCGACACCAATCTCGGCGGCTGCTTCAACATGGCCAAGGCGGTCTTCCCCGGCATGCGCGCGCGCCAATGGGGGCGGATCGTCAATATCGGCTCGATCAACGGCCAGGCCGGGCAATATGGCCAGGTGAACTACGCCGCCGCCAAATCGGGCATTCACGGCTTCACCAAGGCGCTGGCGCAGGAAGGCGCGCGCGCCGGCATCACCGTCAACGCGATCGCGCCGGGCTATATCGATACCGACATGGTGGCGGCGGTGCCCGAGGAGGTGCTCGACAAAATCGTCGCCAAGATCCCGGTCGGCCGGCTCGGCCAGGCGCACGAGATCGCGCGCGGCGTCGTCTTCCTCACCGCCGAGGATGCCGGCTTCGTCACCGGCTCGACGCTGTCGATCAATGGCGGGCAGCACATGTATTGA
- the hemH gene encoding ferrochelatase — protein MTDLPPQHPALPQPRIGVLLVNLGTPDAAEATAVRRYLAEFLSDPRVVELPRLAWKPILHGIILRTRPARSAEAYRQVWTEDGSPLAAITRAQATALKTAFGPDVLVDYAMRYGRPAIADRLEALKEAGCARILVAPLYPQYCAATTATANDAAFAALARMRWQPALRTLPPYYDDPAYIDALARSIEAALAALDFTPDTLVASFHGMPERTLRLGDPYHCHCRKTARLLSEALGRPLVTAFQSRFGKAKWLEPATDTTLAALPGQGVRRVAVIAPGFSADCVETLEELAIRGRETFLHAGGEAYAVLPCLNASPEGIEMLARVIGRELEGWVSPL, from the coding sequence ATGACCGATCTGCCGCCCCAGCACCCCGCCCTGCCGCAGCCCCGCATCGGCGTGCTGCTCGTCAATCTCGGCACGCCCGATGCCGCCGAGGCGACGGCGGTGCGCCGCTACCTGGCCGAATTCCTGTCGGACCCGCGCGTGGTGGAGCTGCCGCGCCTGGCGTGGAAGCCGATCCTGCACGGCATCATCCTGCGGACGCGCCCCGCCCGCTCGGCCGAGGCCTATCGCCAGGTCTGGACCGAGGACGGCTCGCCGCTGGCGGCGATCACCCGCGCCCAGGCGACCGCGCTCAAGACCGCCTTCGGGCCCGACGTGCTGGTGGACTATGCGATGCGCTATGGCCGGCCGGCGATCGCGGACCGGCTCGAAGCGCTCAAGGAGGCGGGGTGCGCGCGCATCCTGGTGGCGCCGCTCTATCCGCAATATTGCGCGGCGACCACCGCCACCGCCAATGACGCGGCCTTCGCCGCGCTGGCGCGCATGCGCTGGCAGCCGGCGCTGCGCACCTTGCCCCCCTATTACGACGATCCCGCCTATATCGACGCGCTCGCGCGCTCGATCGAGGCCGCGCTGGCGGCGCTCGATTTCACCCCCGATACGCTGGTGGCGAGCTTTCACGGCATGCCCGAGCGCACGCTGCGGCTGGGCGATCCCTATCATTGCCACTGCCGCAAGACGGCGCGGCTGCTGTCCGAGGCGCTTGGCCGGCCGCTCGTCACCGCCTTCCAGTCGCGATTCGGCAAGGCCAAATGGCTCGAGCCCGCCACCGACACCACGCTCGCGGCGCTGCCGGGCCAGGGCGTGCGGCGCGTGGCGGTGATCGCGCCCGGCTTTTCGGCCGATTGTGTCGAGACGCTGGAAGAACTGGCGATTCGCGGCCGCGAGACTTTCCTGCACGCCGGCGGCGAGGCCTATGCGGTGCTGCCCTGCCTGAATGCGTCTCCGGAAGGGATCGAAATGTTGGCGCGGGTGATCGGCCGGGAGCTTGAAGGCTGGGTGTCGCCCCTGTAG
- the lgt gene encoding prolipoprotein diacylglyceryl transferase: MIVDPSAFTHFTDLGLSPVALQLGPLAIRWYSLGYIGGILLGWYYLGRLLDRPGAPMARRHADDFVFYATLGILLGGRLGYVLFYRPDYYVQHPLDIFKLWEGGMSFHGGVIGTTIALLLFCRREHLRFLRVCDYVAVVVPIGIFLVRLANFVNGELWGKVATVPWAIVFPGGGNVPRHPSQLYEAALEGIALGVLLSLVFWRSAIARYKPGFLTGLFLAGYGAFRFIVEFFREPDEQLEEFARVTHLHMGQWLCLPMILLGLYLIATAPGRRQRVEPVAGNASVA; encoded by the coding sequence ATGATCGTCGATCCGTCCGCCTTCACCCATTTCACCGATCTCGGCCTGTCGCCGGTGGCGCTGCAGCTCGGGCCGCTGGCGATCCGCTGGTATTCGCTCGGCTATATCGGCGGCATCCTGCTCGGCTGGTATTATCTCGGGCGGCTGCTGGATCGGCCGGGCGCGCCGATGGCGCGGCGCCACGCCGATGATTTCGTCTTCTACGCCACGCTCGGCATCCTGCTCGGCGGGCGGCTCGGCTATGTCCTCTTCTACCGGCCGGATTATTACGTCCAGCACCCGCTCGACATTTTCAAGCTCTGGGAAGGCGGCATGTCCTTCCATGGCGGGGTGATCGGCACCACCATCGCGCTGTTGCTCTTCTGCCGTCGCGAGCATCTCCGCTTCCTGCGCGTGTGTGATTATGTGGCGGTCGTGGTGCCGATCGGCATCTTCCTTGTTCGCCTCGCCAATTTCGTGAATGGCGAGCTGTGGGGCAAGGTCGCGACGGTGCCGTGGGCGATCGTCTTCCCCGGCGGCGGCAATGTGCCGCGCCACCCCAGCCAGCTCTACGAGGCCGCGCTCGAGGGGATCGCGCTGGGCGTGCTGCTCAGCCTCGTCTTCTGGCGCAGCGCCATCGCGCGCTACAAGCCCGGCTTCCTCACCGGCCTGTTCCTGGCGGGCTATGGCGCGTTCCGTTTCATCGTCGAATTCTTCCGCGAGCCGGACGAGCAGCTGGAGGAATTCGCCCGCGTCACCCATCTCCATATGGGCCAGTGGCTGTGCCTGCCGATGATCCTGCTCGGCCTCTATCTGATCGCCACCGCCCCCGGCCGGCGCCAGCGCGTGGAGCCCGTGGCCGGGAATGCCAGCGTCGCCTGA